From a single Chlorocebus sabaeus isolate Y175 chromosome X, mChlSab1.0.hap1, whole genome shotgun sequence genomic region:
- the KDM5C gene encoding lysine-specific demethylase 5C isoform X8, translated as MEPGSDDFLPPPECPVFEPSWAEFRDPLGYIAKIRPIAEKSGICKIRPPADWQPPFAVEVDNFRFTPRIQRLNELEAQTRVKLNYLDQIAKFWEIQGSSLKIPNVERRILDLYSLSKIVVEEGGYEAICKDRRWARVAQRLNYPPGKNIGSLLRSHYERIVYPYEMYQSGANLVQCNTRPFDNEEKDKEYKPHSIPLRQSVQPSKFNSYGRRAKRLQPDPEPTEEDIEKNPELKKLQIYGAGPKMMGLGLMAKDKTLRKKDKEGPECPPTVVVKEELGGDVKVESTSPKTFLESKEELSHSPEPCTKMTMRLRRNHSNAQFIESYVCRMCSRGDEDDKLLLCDGCDDNYHIFCLLPPLPEIPKGVWRCPKCVMAECKRPPEAFGFEQATREYTLQSFGEMADSFKADYFNMPVHMVPTELVEKEFWRLVNSIEEDVTVEYGADIHSKEFGSGFPVSDSKRHLTPEEEEYATSGWNLNVMPVLEQSVLCHINADISGMKVPWLYVGMVFSAFCWHIEDHWSYSINYLHWGEPKTWYGVPSLAAEHLEEVMKKLTPELFDSQPDLLHQLVTLMNPNTLMSHGVPVVRTNQCAGEFVITFPRAYHSGFNQGYNFAEAVNFCTADWLPAGRQCIEHYRRLRRYCVFSHEELICKMAACPEKLDLNLAAAVHKEMFIMVQEERRLRKALLEKGITEAEREAFELLPDDERQCIKCKTTCFLSALACYDCPDGLVCLSHINDLCKCSSSRQYLRYRYTLDELPAMLHKLKVRAESFDTWANKVRVALEVEDGRKRSLEELRALESEARERRFPNSELLQQLKNCLSEAEACVSRALGLVSGQEAGPHRVAGLQMTLAELRAFLDQMNNLPCAMHQIGDVKGILEQVEAFQAEAREALASLPSSPGLLQSLLERGRQLGVEVPEAQQLQRQVEQARWLDEVKRTLAPSARRGTLAVMRGLLVAGASVAPSPAVDKAQAELQELLTIAERWEEKAHLCLEARQKHPPATLEAIIREAENIPVHLPNIQALKEALAKARAWIADVDEIQNGDHYPCLDDLEGLVAVGRDLPVGLEELRQLELQVLTAHSWREKASKTFLKKNSCYTLLEVLCPCADAGSDSTKRSRWMEKELGLYKSDTELLGLSAQDLRDPGSVIVAFKEGEQKEKEGILQLRRTNSAKPSPLASSTTAASTTSICVCGQVPAGAGALQCDLCQDWFHGRCVSVPRLLSSPRPNPTSSLLLAWWEWDTKFLCPLCMRSRRPRLETILALLVALQRLPVRLPEGEALQCLTERAISWQGRARQALASEDVTALLGRLTELRQQLQAEPRPEEPPNYPAAPASDPLREGSGKDMPKVEGLLENGDSVTSPEKVALEEGSGKRDLELLSSLLPQLTGPVLELPEATRAPLEELMMEGDLLEVTLDENHSIWQLLQAGQPPDLERIRTLLEVMPLMNGD; from the exons GACTGGCAGCCACCCTTTGCTGTGGAAGTGGACAACTTCAGGTTTACCCCCCGAATCCAGAGGCTGAATGAGCTAGAG GCCCAGACGAGAGTGAAACTGAACTACTTGGACCAGATTGCCAAATTCTGGGAAATCCAGGGCTCCTCCTTAAAGATTCCCAATGTAGAACGGCGGATCTTGGACCTCTACAGTCTCAGCAAA ATTGTGGTGGAGGAAGGTGGTTATGAAGCTATCTGCAAGGACCGTCGGTGGGCTCGGGTAGCCCAGCGCCTCAACTACCCACCAGGCAAAAATATTGGCTCCTTGCTACGCTCCCACTACGAACGCATTGTTTATCCCTATGAAATGTACCAATCTGGAGCCAACCTTGTG CAGTGTAACACACGTCCATTTGATAATGAGGAGAAGGACAAGGAATACAAACCCCACAGCATCCCCCTACGACAGTCTGTGcagccttccaagttcaacagcTATGGCCGGCGGGCCAAGAGACTGCAGCCTGAT ccGGAACCCACAGAGGAAGACATTGAAAAGAATCCAGAGCTGAAAAAGCTACAGATCTATGGGGCAGGCCCCAAGATGATGGGCCTGGGCCTCATGGCCAAGGACAAGACTCTGCGGAAGAAAG aTAAGGAGGGGCCCGAGTGTCCCCCCACAGTAGTGGTGAAGGAGGAGTTAGGTGGGGATGTGAAGGTGGAGTCAACTTCGCCTAAGACCTTCCTGGAGAGCAAGGAGGAGCTGAGTCACAGCCCAGAACCCTGCACCAAGATGACCATGAGGCTGCGGAGGAACCACAGCAATGCCCAGTTT ATTGAGTCATATGTCTGCCGGATGTGTTCTCGAGGGGATGAGGATGACAAGCTCCTGCTGTGTGATGGCTGTGATGACAACTACCACATCTTCTGCCTGCTGCCTCCTCTGCCTGAGATCCCCAAGGGTGTCTGGCGGTGCCCAAAGTGTGTCATGGCG GAGTGTAAGCGGCCCCCAGAAGCCTTTGGCTTTGAGCAGGCTACCCGGGAATACACTCTGCAGAGCTTTGGCGAGATGGCCGACTCCTTTAAAGCTGACTACTTCAACATGCCCGTGCAT ATGGTGCCCACAGAACTTGTGGAGAaggagttctggaggctggtaaaTAGCATTGAGGAAGATGTGACTGTTGAGTATGGAGCTGACATCCATTCCAAAGAATTTGGCAGCGGTTTCCCTGTCAGTGACAGTAAACGGCACCTAACCCCTGAAGAGGAG GAGTATGCTACCAGTGGTTGGAACCTAAATGTGATGCCGGTGTTGGAACAGTCTGTACTGTGCCACATCAATGCAGATATCTCTGGCATGAAGGTGCCCTGGCTCTACGTGGGCATGGTCTTCTCAGCCTTTTGCTGGCATATTGAGGATCACTGGAGTTACTCCATTAACTACCTCCACTG GGGTGAGCCGAAGACCTGGTATGGGGTGCCCTCACTTGCAGCAGAACATTTGGAAGAGGTGATGAAGAAGCTGACACCTGAACTATTTGATAGCCAGCCTGACCTCCTGCACCAACTTGTCACCCTCATGAATCCCAACACCCTCATGTCCCATGGCGTGCCA GTTGTCCGCACAAACCAGTGTGCAGGAGAATTTGTCATCACCTTCCCCCGTGCTTACCACAGCGGCTTCAACCAAGGCTACAACTTTGCCGAGGCCGTCAACTTTTGCACTGCCGACTGG TTGCCTGCTGGGCGCCAGTGCATTGAACACTACCGCCGGCTCCGGAGATACTGCGTCTTCTCCCATGAGGAGCTTATCTGCAAGATGGCTGCCTGCCCAGAGAAACTAGACCTGAACCTGGCGGCAGCTGTGCATAAGGAGATGTTCATCATGGTGCAAGAAGAGCGGCGTCTACGAAAGGCCCTGCTGGAGAAG GGCATCACAGAGGCTGAGCGAGAGGCTTTCGAGCTGCTCCCAGATGATGAGCGCCAGTGTATCAAGTGCAAGACTACGTGTTTCCTGTCAGCCCTGGCCTGCTACGACTGCCCAGACGGCCTTGTCTGCCTTTCCCACATCAATGATCTCTGCAAGTGCTCCAGTAGCCGGCAGTACCTGCG GTATCGGTATACGTTGGATGAGCTTCCTGCCATGCTGCATAAGCTGAAGGTTCGGGCTGAGTCCTTTGACACCTGGGCCAACAAAGTGCGAGtggccctggaggtggaggatgGGCGGAAGCGCA GCCTTGAAGAACTGAGGGCACTAGAGTCTGAAGCCCGTGAGCGGAGGTTTCCTAATAGTGAGCTGCTGCAGCAACTAAAAAACTGCCTGAGTGAGGCAGAGGCTTGCGTGTCCCGAGCTCTGGGACTGGTCAGCGGCCAGGAAGCTGG TCCCCACAGGGTGGCGGGTCTGCAGATGACCCTGGCTGAGCTCCGGGCCTTTCTGGACCAGATGAATAACCTGCCTTGTGCCATGCACCAGATTGGGGATGTCAAG GGTATTCTGGAACAGGTGGAGGCCTTCCAGGCTGAGGCTCGTGAGGCCCTGGCCTCACTGCCCTCCAGTCCAGGGCTACTGCAGTCCCTGTTGGAGAGGGGGCGGCAGCTGGGGGTGGAGGTGCCTGAGGCCCAGCAGCTCCAGCGGCAGGTGGAACAGGCGCGATGGCTGGATGAGGTGAAACGCACACTGGCCCCCTCAGCCCGAAGGGGCACCTTGGCTGTCATGCGAGGACTGTTGGTCGCGGGTGCCAGTGTAGCCCCTAGCCCTGCTGTGGATAAAGCCCAGGCCGAGCTGCAGGAGCTGCTGACCATTGCTGAACGCTGGGAGGAGAAAGCCCACCTCTGCCTGGAGGCCAG GCAGAAACATCCACCAGCCACACTTGAGGCCATAATCCGTGAAGCGGAAAACATCCCTGTTCACCTGCCCAACATCCAGGCTCTCAAGGAGGCTCTTGCTAAGGCCCGGGCCTGGATTGCTGATGTTGATGAGATCCAA AATGGTGACCACTACCCGTGCCTGGATGACTTGGAGGGCCTAGTAGCTGTGGGCCGGGACCTACCTGTGGGGCTGGAGGAGCTGAGACAGCTAGAGCTACAGGTACTGACAGCGCACTCCTGGAGGGAGAAGGCCTCCAAGACCTTCCTCAAGAAAAATTCTTGCTACACGCtgctggag GTTCTCTGCCCGTGTGCAGACGCTGGCTCAGACAGCACCAAGCGCAGCCGGTGGATGGAGAAGGAGCTGGGGTTGTACAAATCTGACACAGAGTTGCTGGGGCTGTCTGCGCAGGacctcagggacccaggctctgTG ATCGTGGCCTTCAAGGAGGGGgaacagaaggagaaggagggtaTCCTGCAGCTGCGTCGCACCAATTCGGCCAAGCCCAGTCCACTGGCATCATCGACCACAGCCGCCTCTACAACCTCTATCTGTGTGTGTGGGCAGGTGCCGGCTGGGGCGGGAGCTCTGCAGTGTGACCTGTGTCAGGACTGGTTCCATGGGCGGTGTGTGTCAGTGCCTCGCCTCCTCAGCTCTCCGAGGCCCAATCCCACCTCATCCCTACTGCTGGCCTGGTGGGAATGGGACACCAAATTCCTGTGTCCACTGTGTATGCGCTCAAGGCGCCCACGcctggagaccatcctggcactGCTGGTAGCCCTGCAGAGACTGCCTGTGCGGCTGCCCGAGGGCGAGGCCCTGCAGTGCCTCACAGAGAGGGCCATCAGCTGGCAAGGCCGCGCCAGGCAGGCTCTGGCTTCTGAAGATGTGACTGCTCTGTTGGGACGGCTGACGGAGCTCCGCCAACAGCTACAGGCTGAACCCAGACCTGAGGAGCCTCCTAACTACCCTGCAGCCCCTGCTTCTGACCCCCTCAGAGAGGGCAGTGGCAAGGATATGCCTAAG GTCGAAGGCTTACTGGAGAATGGAGACAGTGTGACCAGTCCTGAGAAGGTAGCCCTGGAGGAGGGCTCAGGTAAGAGAG ATCTGGAGCTGCTGTCCTCGCTGTTGCCACAGTTGACTGGCCCTGTGTTGGAACTGCCTGAGGCCACCCGGGCCCCCTTGGAGGAGCTCATGATGGAGGGGGACCTGCTCGAGGTGACCCTGGATGAGAACCACAGCATCTGGCAGCTGCTGCAGGCTGGACAGCCCCCAGACTTGGAGAGGATCCGCACACTTCTGGAG GTTATGCCCCTGATGAATGGGGACTAA
- the KDM5C gene encoding lysine-specific demethylase 5C isoform X1 produces the protein MEPGSDDFLPPPECPVFEPSWAEFRDPLGYIAKIRPIAEKSGICKIRPPADWQPPFAVEVDNFRFTPRIQRLNELEAQTRVKLNYLDQIAKFWEIQGSSLKIPNVERRILDLYSLSKIVVEEGGYEAICKDRRWARVAQRLNYPPGKNIGSLLRSHYERIVYPYEMYQSGANLVQCNTRPFDNEEKDKEYKPHSIPLRQSVQPSKFNSYGRRAKRLQPDPEPTEEDIEKNPELKKLQIYGAGPKMMGLGLMAKDKTLRKKDKEGPECPPTVVVKEELGGDVKVESTSPKTFLESKEELSHSPEPCTKMTMRLRRNHSNAQFIESYVCRMCSRGDEDDKLLLCDGCDDNYHIFCLLPPLPEIPKGVWRCPKCVMAECKRPPEAFGFEQATREYTLQSFGEMADSFKADYFNMPVHMVPTELVEKEFWRLVNSIEEDVTVEYGADIHSKEFGSGFPVSDSKRHLTPEEEEYATSGWNLNVMPVLEQSVLCHINADISGMKVPWLYVGMVFSAFCWHIEDHWSYSINYLHWGEPKTWYGVPSLAAEHLEEVMKKLTPELFDSQPDLLHQLVTLMNPNTLMSHGVPVVRTNQCAGEFVITFPRAYHSGFNQGYNFAEAVNFCTADWLPAGRQCIEHYRRLRRYCVFSHEELICKMAACPEKLDLNLAAAVHKEMFIMVQEERRLRKALLEKGITEAEREAFELLPDDERQCIKCKTTCFLSALACYDCPDGLVCLSHINDLCKCSSSRQYLRYRYTLDELPAMLHKLKVRAESFDTWANKVRVALEVEDGRKRSLEELRALESEARERRFPNSELLQQLKNCLSEAEACVSRALGLVSGQEAGPHRVAGLQMTLAELRAFLDQMNNLPCAMHQIGDVKGILEQVEAFQAEAREALASLPSSPGLLQSLLERGRQLGVEVPEAQQLQRQVEQARWLDEVKRTLAPSARRGTLAVMRGLLVAGASVAPSPAVDKAQAELQELLTIAERWEEKAHLCLEARQKHPPATLEAIIREAENIPVHLPNIQALKEALAKARAWIADVDEIQNGDHYPCLDDLEGLVAVGRDLPVGLEELRQLELQVLTAHSWREKASKTFLKKNSCYTLLEVLCPCADAGSDSTKRSRWMEKELGLYKSDTELLGLSAQDLRDPGSVIVAFKEGEQKEKEGILQLRRTNSAKPSPLASSTTAASTTSICVCGQVPAGAGALQCDLCQDWFHGRCVSVPRLLSSPRPNPTSSLLLAWWEWDTKFLCPLCMRSRRPRLETILALLVALQRLPVRLPEGEALQCLTERAISWQGRARQALASEDVTALLGRLTELRQQLQAEPRPEEPPNYPAAPASDPLREGSGKDMPKVEGLLENGDSVTSPEKVALEEGSGKRDLELLSSLLPQLTGPVLELPEATRAPLEELMMEGDLLEVTLDENHSIWQLLQAGQPPDLERIRTLLELEKAERHGSRARGRALERRRRRKVDRGGEGDDPAREELEPKRVRSSGPEAEEVQEEEELEEETGGEGPPAPIPTTGSPSTQENQNGLEPAEGTTSGPSAPFSTLTPRLHLPCPQQPPQQQL, from the exons GACTGGCAGCCACCCTTTGCTGTGGAAGTGGACAACTTCAGGTTTACCCCCCGAATCCAGAGGCTGAATGAGCTAGAG GCCCAGACGAGAGTGAAACTGAACTACTTGGACCAGATTGCCAAATTCTGGGAAATCCAGGGCTCCTCCTTAAAGATTCCCAATGTAGAACGGCGGATCTTGGACCTCTACAGTCTCAGCAAA ATTGTGGTGGAGGAAGGTGGTTATGAAGCTATCTGCAAGGACCGTCGGTGGGCTCGGGTAGCCCAGCGCCTCAACTACCCACCAGGCAAAAATATTGGCTCCTTGCTACGCTCCCACTACGAACGCATTGTTTATCCCTATGAAATGTACCAATCTGGAGCCAACCTTGTG CAGTGTAACACACGTCCATTTGATAATGAGGAGAAGGACAAGGAATACAAACCCCACAGCATCCCCCTACGACAGTCTGTGcagccttccaagttcaacagcTATGGCCGGCGGGCCAAGAGACTGCAGCCTGAT ccGGAACCCACAGAGGAAGACATTGAAAAGAATCCAGAGCTGAAAAAGCTACAGATCTATGGGGCAGGCCCCAAGATGATGGGCCTGGGCCTCATGGCCAAGGACAAGACTCTGCGGAAGAAAG aTAAGGAGGGGCCCGAGTGTCCCCCCACAGTAGTGGTGAAGGAGGAGTTAGGTGGGGATGTGAAGGTGGAGTCAACTTCGCCTAAGACCTTCCTGGAGAGCAAGGAGGAGCTGAGTCACAGCCCAGAACCCTGCACCAAGATGACCATGAGGCTGCGGAGGAACCACAGCAATGCCCAGTTT ATTGAGTCATATGTCTGCCGGATGTGTTCTCGAGGGGATGAGGATGACAAGCTCCTGCTGTGTGATGGCTGTGATGACAACTACCACATCTTCTGCCTGCTGCCTCCTCTGCCTGAGATCCCCAAGGGTGTCTGGCGGTGCCCAAAGTGTGTCATGGCG GAGTGTAAGCGGCCCCCAGAAGCCTTTGGCTTTGAGCAGGCTACCCGGGAATACACTCTGCAGAGCTTTGGCGAGATGGCCGACTCCTTTAAAGCTGACTACTTCAACATGCCCGTGCAT ATGGTGCCCACAGAACTTGTGGAGAaggagttctggaggctggtaaaTAGCATTGAGGAAGATGTGACTGTTGAGTATGGAGCTGACATCCATTCCAAAGAATTTGGCAGCGGTTTCCCTGTCAGTGACAGTAAACGGCACCTAACCCCTGAAGAGGAG GAGTATGCTACCAGTGGTTGGAACCTAAATGTGATGCCGGTGTTGGAACAGTCTGTACTGTGCCACATCAATGCAGATATCTCTGGCATGAAGGTGCCCTGGCTCTACGTGGGCATGGTCTTCTCAGCCTTTTGCTGGCATATTGAGGATCACTGGAGTTACTCCATTAACTACCTCCACTG GGGTGAGCCGAAGACCTGGTATGGGGTGCCCTCACTTGCAGCAGAACATTTGGAAGAGGTGATGAAGAAGCTGACACCTGAACTATTTGATAGCCAGCCTGACCTCCTGCACCAACTTGTCACCCTCATGAATCCCAACACCCTCATGTCCCATGGCGTGCCA GTTGTCCGCACAAACCAGTGTGCAGGAGAATTTGTCATCACCTTCCCCCGTGCTTACCACAGCGGCTTCAACCAAGGCTACAACTTTGCCGAGGCCGTCAACTTTTGCACTGCCGACTGG TTGCCTGCTGGGCGCCAGTGCATTGAACACTACCGCCGGCTCCGGAGATACTGCGTCTTCTCCCATGAGGAGCTTATCTGCAAGATGGCTGCCTGCCCAGAGAAACTAGACCTGAACCTGGCGGCAGCTGTGCATAAGGAGATGTTCATCATGGTGCAAGAAGAGCGGCGTCTACGAAAGGCCCTGCTGGAGAAG GGCATCACAGAGGCTGAGCGAGAGGCTTTCGAGCTGCTCCCAGATGATGAGCGCCAGTGTATCAAGTGCAAGACTACGTGTTTCCTGTCAGCCCTGGCCTGCTACGACTGCCCAGACGGCCTTGTCTGCCTTTCCCACATCAATGATCTCTGCAAGTGCTCCAGTAGCCGGCAGTACCTGCG GTATCGGTATACGTTGGATGAGCTTCCTGCCATGCTGCATAAGCTGAAGGTTCGGGCTGAGTCCTTTGACACCTGGGCCAACAAAGTGCGAGtggccctggaggtggaggatgGGCGGAAGCGCA GCCTTGAAGAACTGAGGGCACTAGAGTCTGAAGCCCGTGAGCGGAGGTTTCCTAATAGTGAGCTGCTGCAGCAACTAAAAAACTGCCTGAGTGAGGCAGAGGCTTGCGTGTCCCGAGCTCTGGGACTGGTCAGCGGCCAGGAAGCTGG TCCCCACAGGGTGGCGGGTCTGCAGATGACCCTGGCTGAGCTCCGGGCCTTTCTGGACCAGATGAATAACCTGCCTTGTGCCATGCACCAGATTGGGGATGTCAAG GGTATTCTGGAACAGGTGGAGGCCTTCCAGGCTGAGGCTCGTGAGGCCCTGGCCTCACTGCCCTCCAGTCCAGGGCTACTGCAGTCCCTGTTGGAGAGGGGGCGGCAGCTGGGGGTGGAGGTGCCTGAGGCCCAGCAGCTCCAGCGGCAGGTGGAACAGGCGCGATGGCTGGATGAGGTGAAACGCACACTGGCCCCCTCAGCCCGAAGGGGCACCTTGGCTGTCATGCGAGGACTGTTGGTCGCGGGTGCCAGTGTAGCCCCTAGCCCTGCTGTGGATAAAGCCCAGGCCGAGCTGCAGGAGCTGCTGACCATTGCTGAACGCTGGGAGGAGAAAGCCCACCTCTGCCTGGAGGCCAG GCAGAAACATCCACCAGCCACACTTGAGGCCATAATCCGTGAAGCGGAAAACATCCCTGTTCACCTGCCCAACATCCAGGCTCTCAAGGAGGCTCTTGCTAAGGCCCGGGCCTGGATTGCTGATGTTGATGAGATCCAA AATGGTGACCACTACCCGTGCCTGGATGACTTGGAGGGCCTAGTAGCTGTGGGCCGGGACCTACCTGTGGGGCTGGAGGAGCTGAGACAGCTAGAGCTACAGGTACTGACAGCGCACTCCTGGAGGGAGAAGGCCTCCAAGACCTTCCTCAAGAAAAATTCTTGCTACACGCtgctggag GTTCTCTGCCCGTGTGCAGACGCTGGCTCAGACAGCACCAAGCGCAGCCGGTGGATGGAGAAGGAGCTGGGGTTGTACAAATCTGACACAGAGTTGCTGGGGCTGTCTGCGCAGGacctcagggacccaggctctgTG ATCGTGGCCTTCAAGGAGGGGgaacagaaggagaaggagggtaTCCTGCAGCTGCGTCGCACCAATTCGGCCAAGCCCAGTCCACTGGCATCATCGACCACAGCCGCCTCTACAACCTCTATCTGTGTGTGTGGGCAGGTGCCGGCTGGGGCGGGAGCTCTGCAGTGTGACCTGTGTCAGGACTGGTTCCATGGGCGGTGTGTGTCAGTGCCTCGCCTCCTCAGCTCTCCGAGGCCCAATCCCACCTCATCCCTACTGCTGGCCTGGTGGGAATGGGACACCAAATTCCTGTGTCCACTGTGTATGCGCTCAAGGCGCCCACGcctggagaccatcctggcactGCTGGTAGCCCTGCAGAGACTGCCTGTGCGGCTGCCCGAGGGCGAGGCCCTGCAGTGCCTCACAGAGAGGGCCATCAGCTGGCAAGGCCGCGCCAGGCAGGCTCTGGCTTCTGAAGATGTGACTGCTCTGTTGGGACGGCTGACGGAGCTCCGCCAACAGCTACAGGCTGAACCCAGACCTGAGGAGCCTCCTAACTACCCTGCAGCCCCTGCTTCTGACCCCCTCAGAGAGGGCAGTGGCAAGGATATGCCTAAG GTCGAAGGCTTACTGGAGAATGGAGACAGTGTGACCAGTCCTGAGAAGGTAGCCCTGGAGGAGGGCTCAGGTAAGAGAG ATCTGGAGCTGCTGTCCTCGCTGTTGCCACAGTTGACTGGCCCTGTGTTGGAACTGCCTGAGGCCACCCGGGCCCCCTTGGAGGAGCTCATGATGGAGGGGGACCTGCTCGAGGTGACCCTGGATGAGAACCACAGCATCTGGCAGCTGCTGCAGGCTGGACAGCCCCCAGACTTGGAGAGGATCCGCACACTTCTGGAG ctggaGAAGGCAGAGCGTCACGGGAGTCGGGCTCGGGGCCGGGCCCTggagaggcggcggcggcggaagGTGGATCGGGGTGGGGAGGGCGATGACCCAGCCCGAGAGGAGCTAGAGCCAAAGAGGGTACGGAGCTCAGGGCCAGAGGCTGAGGAGgtccaggaggaggaagagctggaGGAGGAGACTGGGGGTGAGGGCCCCCCTGCACCCATCCCCACCACTGGCAGCCCCAGCACCCAGGAGAACCAGAATGGCTTGGAACCGGCGGAAGGGACCACTTCAGGCCCCTCGGCCCCTTTCTCCACTCTGACTCCCCGGCTGCATCTGCCCTGCCCACAGCAGCCGCCTCAGCAACAGTTGTGA